Proteins encoded by one window of Arabidopsis thaliana chromosome 2, partial sequence:
- the RAD51C gene encoding RAS associated with diabetes protein 51C (RAS associated with diabetes protein 51C (RAD51C); CONTAINS InterPro DOMAIN/s: DNA recombination/repair protein RecA/RadB, ATP-binding domain (InterPro:IPR020588), DNA recombination and repair protein, RecA-like (InterPro:IPR016467), DNA recombination and repair protein Rad51, C-terminal (InterPro:IPR013632); BEST Arabidopsis thaliana protein match is: DNA repair (Rad51) family protein (TAIR:AT3G22880.1).) yields MISFGRRKSPAIEETSLATSVMEAWRLPLSPSIRGKLISAGYTCLSSIASVSSSDLARGKFLLYPNLRRLESVARFSLISTDNANITEEEAFEILKLANQSCCNGSRSLINGAKNAWDMLHEEESLPRITTSCSDLDNILGGGISCRDVTEIGGVPGIGKTQIGIQLSVNVQIPRECGGLGGKAIYIDTEGSFMVERALQIAEACVEDMEEYTGYMHKHFQANQVQMKPEDILENIFYFRVCSYTEQIALVNHLEKFISENKDVKVVIVDSITFHFRQDYDDLAQRTRVLSEMALKFMKLAKKFSLAVVLLNQVTTKFSEGSFQLALALGDSWSHSCTNRVILYWNGDERYAYIDKSPSLPSASASYTVTSRGLRNSSSSSKRVKMM; encoded by the exons ATGATTTCATTTGGGCGGCGTAAATCGCCGGCGATTGAAGAAACTTCACTCGCGACTTCAGTCATGGAGGCATGGAGGTTACCGTTATCGCCTTCGATTAGAGGAAAACTGATATCGGCCGGTTATACTTGTCTGTCTTCGATTGCTTCCGTCTCTTCTTCTGATCTCGCTCGAGGTAAATTTCTGCTTTACCCTAATCTTAGAAGATTAGAATCTGTTGCTCGTTTTTCTCTGATTAGCACAGACA ATGCAAATATCACAGAGGAGGAAgcatttgagattttgaagcTGGCTAATCAAAGTTGTTGCAATGGAAGCCGTTCACTCATAAATG GAGCAAAGAACGCTTGGGATATGCTTCACGAGGAGGAGTCTTTGCCGCGTATTACTACATCTTGCTCTGATCTTGATAACATTTTGGGCGGTGGAATTAGCTGTAGGGATGTTACAGAGATTG GTGGGGTACCAGGGATTGGCAAGACTCAGATTGG GATCCAGCTCTCTGTGAATGTTCAGATTCCACGTGAGTGTGGTGGTCTTGGAGGGAAAGCTATATATATCG ATACAGAAGGTAGCTTCATGGTGGAGCGTGCTTTACAGATAGCAGAAGCTTGTGTAGAGGACATGGAAGAATACACAGGATACATGCATAAACATTTTCAAGCAAATCAAGTACAAATGAAACCAGAAGATATCTTAGAGAACATATTCTACTTCCGTGTCTGCAGTTACACCGAGCAAATCGCATTGGTCAATCATCTTGAAAAGTTCATCTCTGAAAACAAAGAT GTTAAAGTTGTAATCGTAGACAGTATCACCTTTCATTTCCGTCAGGACTATGATGACTTAGCCCAGAGGACACGAGTGCTCAGCGAAATGGCTTTAAAGTTCATGAAGCTTGCCAAAAAGTTCTCACTTGCG GTCGTGTTACTAAACCAGGTGACCACAAAGTTTAGTGAAGGCTCGTTTCAACTAGCGCTTGCTTTAG GCGATAGCTGGTCTCATTCGTGCACCAACCGAGTCATTCTGTATTGGAATGGTGATGAGCGTTACGCATATATCGATAAGTCCCCTTCACTTCCTTCAGCTTCGGCTTCATACACTGTAACCAGTAGAGGTCTAAGAAACTCATCCTCGAGTAGCAAGCGAGTCAAGATGATGTAA
- the GCP1 gene encoding glycoprotease 1 (glycoprotease 1 (GCP1); FUNCTIONS IN: metalloendopeptidase activity; INVOLVED IN: proteolysis, embryo development; LOCATED IN: mitochondrial inner membrane; EXPRESSED IN: 11 plant structures; EXPRESSED DURING: 7 growth stages; CONTAINS InterPro DOMAIN/s: Peptidase M22, O-sialoglycoprotein peptidase (InterPro:IPR022450), Peptidase M22, glycoprotease (InterPro:IPR000905), Peptidase M22, glycoprotease, subgroup (InterPro:IPR017861); BEST Arabidopsis thaliana protein match is: Actin-like ATPase superfamily protein (TAIR:AT4G22720.2); Has 11122 Blast hits to 11085 proteins in 2922 species: Archae - 268; Bacteria - 6121; Metazoa - 269; Fungi - 294; Plants - 213; Viruses - 0; Other Eukaryotes - 3957 (source: NCBI BLink).): protein MVRLFLTLSPAISRFNLYPGISILARNNNSLRLQKHHKLKTKTPTFSLISPSSSPNFQRTRFYSTETRISSLPYSENPNFDDNLVVLGIETSCDDTAAAVVRGNGEILSQVISSQAELLVQYGGVAPKQAEEAHSRVIDKVVQDALDKANLTEKDLSAVAVTIGPGLSLCLRVGVRKARRVAGNFSLPIVGVHHMEAHALVARLVEQELSFPFMALLISGGHNLLVLAHKLGQYTQLGTTVDDAIGEAFDKTAKWLGLDMHRSGGPAVEELALEGDAKSVKFNVPMKYHKDCNFSYAGLKTQVRLAIEAKEIDAKCPVSSATNEDRRNRADIAASFQRVAVLHLEEKCERAIDWALELEPSIKHMVISGGVASNKYVRLRLNNIVENKNLKLVCPPPSLCTDNGVMVAWTGLEHFRVGRYDPPPPATEPEDYVYDLRPRWPLGEEYAKGRSEARSMRTARIHPSLTSIIRADSLQQQTQT, encoded by the exons ATGGTTCGTCTGTTTCTTACACTTTCTCCGGCGATTTCCCGATTCAATCTTTATCCAGGAATCTCTATTCTAGCGAGAAATAATAATTCTCTCAGATTACAAAAACACCATAagcttaaaaccaaaaccccgACTTTCTCGTTAATCTCTCCTTCATCTTCACCCAATTTTCAAAGGACACGTTTTTATTCTACCGAAACAAGAATTTCCTCCTTACCCTATAGCGAAAACCCGAATTTTGATGATAATTTGGTTGTTCTGGGTATTGAAACGAGCTGCGACGACACTGCCGCAGCTGTT GTGAGAGGTAATGGTGAAATTCTCAGTCAAGTCATTTCTTCTCAG GCAGAATTGCTTGTCCAATATGGAGGCGTCGCTCCTAAACAGGCTGAAGAAGCACACTCCCGAGTTATCGATAAG GTTGTGCAAGACGCGCTTGATAAAGCCAATTTGACCGAGAAGGATCTCTCTGCTGTTGCTGTTACCATTGGACCTGGTTTGAGCCTCTGTCTACGTG TTGGTGTGCGCAAGGCTAGAAGAGTTGCTGGTAACTTCAGTCTCCCAATCGTTGGGGTGCATCACATGGAGGCTCATGCTCTCGTTGCTAG ATTAGTGGAACAAGAATTAAGCTTCCCTTTCATGGCATTGCTTATATCAG gAGGGCACAATCTTCTAGTTCTTGCGCATAAGCTTGGTCAGTACACACAACTTGGGACTACAGTAGATGATGCTATAGGTGAGGCATTTGACAAGACAGCTAAATGGCTCGGCCTCGATATGCACAGGAGTGGTGGACCAGCTGTTGAAGAACTTGCTCTGGAGGGTGATGCAAAGTCTGTTAAGTTTAAT GTTCCAATGAAATATCATAAAGATTGCAACTTTTCTTATGCTGGTTTGAAGACACAAGTGAGGCTAGCCATTGAAGCCAAAGAAAT TGATGCTAAATGTCCCGTCTCTTCTGCAACAAACGAAGACAGAAGAAACCGTGCTGATATTGCCGCTTCTTTCCAG CGAGTAGCTGTCTTGCATCTGGAAGAAAAATGTGAGCGAGCAATAGACTGGGCATTAGAACTAGAGCCTTCTATTAAACATATG GTAATCTCTGGTGGTGTTGCTTCAAACAAGTATGTACGACTCCGACTTAATAACATTgtcgaaaacaaaaacctgaAACTTGTTTGCCCTCCTCCTAGCCTCTGCACAGACAATG GAGTAATGGTGGCTTGGACTGGTCTCGAGCATTTTCGTGTAGGAAGATATGATCCACCTCCACCTGCAACTGAACCTGAGGATTATGTG TATGATCTTCGACCGAGGTGGCCTCTTGGCGAGGAGTATGCGAAAGGAAGAAGCGAAGCTCGTTCTATGAGAACTGCACGGATCCATCCGTCACTTACTTCAATCATTAGAGCAGATTctcttcaacaacaaacacaaacgtAG
- the RAD51C gene encoding RAS associated with diabetes protein 51C (RAS associated with diabetes protein 51C (RAD51C); CONTAINS InterPro DOMAIN/s: DNA recombination/repair protein RecA/RadB, ATP-binding domain (InterPro:IPR020588), DNA recombination and repair protein, RecA-like (InterPro:IPR016467), DNA recombination and repair protein Rad51, C-terminal (InterPro:IPR013632); BEST Arabidopsis thaliana protein match is: DNA repair (Rad51) family protein (TAIR:AT3G22880.1); Has 5546 Blast hits to 5533 proteins in 2007 species: Archae - 678; Bacteria - 2546; Metazoa - 757; Fungi - 474; Plants - 412; Viruses - 0; Other Eukaryotes - 679 (source: NCBI BLink).): protein MISFGRRKSPAIEETSLATSVMEAWRLPLSPSIRGKLISAGYTCLSSIASVSSSDLARDANITEEEAFEILKLANQSCCNGSRSLINGAKNAWDMLHEEESLPRITTSCSDLDNILGGGISCRDVTEIGGVPGIGKTQIGIQLSVNVQIPRECGGLGGKAIYIDTEGSFMVERALQIAEACVEDMEEYTGYMHKHFQANQVQMKPEDILENIFYFRVCSYTEQIALVNHLEKFISENKDVKVVIVDSITFHFRQDYDDLAQRTRVLSEMALKFMKLAKKFSLAVVLLNQVTTKFSEGSFQLALALGDSWSHSCTNRVILYWNGDERYAYIDKSPSLPSASASYTVTSRGLRNSSSSSKRVKMM from the exons ATGATTTCATTTGGGCGGCGTAAATCGCCGGCGATTGAAGAAACTTCACTCGCGACTTCAGTCATGGAGGCATGGAGGTTACCGTTATCGCCTTCGATTAGAGGAAAACTGATATCGGCCGGTTATACTTGTCTGTCTTCGATTGCTTCCGTCTCTTCTTCTGATCTCGCTCGAG ATGCAAATATCACAGAGGAGGAAgcatttgagattttgaagcTGGCTAATCAAAGTTGTTGCAATGGAAGCCGTTCACTCATAAATG GAGCAAAGAACGCTTGGGATATGCTTCACGAGGAGGAGTCTTTGCCGCGTATTACTACATCTTGCTCTGATCTTGATAACATTTTGGGCGGTGGAATTAGCTGTAGGGATGTTACAGAGATTG GTGGGGTACCAGGGATTGGCAAGACTCAGATTGG GATCCAGCTCTCTGTGAATGTTCAGATTCCACGTGAGTGTGGTGGTCTTGGAGGGAAAGCTATATATATCG ATACAGAAGGTAGCTTCATGGTGGAGCGTGCTTTACAGATAGCAGAAGCTTGTGTAGAGGACATGGAAGAATACACAGGATACATGCATAAACATTTTCAAGCAAATCAAGTACAAATGAAACCAGAAGATATCTTAGAGAACATATTCTACTTCCGTGTCTGCAGTTACACCGAGCAAATCGCATTGGTCAATCATCTTGAAAAGTTCATCTCTGAAAACAAAGAT GTTAAAGTTGTAATCGTAGACAGTATCACCTTTCATTTCCGTCAGGACTATGATGACTTAGCCCAGAGGACACGAGTGCTCAGCGAAATGGCTTTAAAGTTCATGAAGCTTGCCAAAAAGTTCTCACTTGCG GTCGTGTTACTAAACCAGGTGACCACAAAGTTTAGTGAAGGCTCGTTTCAACTAGCGCTTGCTTTAG GCGATAGCTGGTCTCATTCGTGCACCAACCGAGTCATTCTGTATTGGAATGGTGATGAGCGTTACGCATATATCGATAAGTCCCCTTCACTTCCTTCAGCTTCGGCTTCATACACTGTAACCAGTAGAGGTCTAAGAAACTCATCCTCGAGTAGCAAGCGAGTCAAGATGATGTAA